In Pseudorasbora parva isolate DD20220531a chromosome 1, ASM2467924v1, whole genome shotgun sequence, the DNA window ttatcaatcttgcgtagaaacaggcgtatatgttggcgtaagattatgcttacactcctctcaccgcctgatttatgaaactgtgcgcacctctgcaatccaggtgtacgcaatacttgcccttgataaatcccgcggctgaaaacgatcgtcattagaataacacgcccctatatattcaagtctccgcctcccgcacgccctcattttacgccatggacacacggaagacggcaaagaagcgaaacttctccgacgtggagatcgggcgcgctcaatcatctcactagtccactagtcagggcactggttaggacataagtcaatgggctgactccctgatcagtgctctgactactgaactattgagatgattgagacgcacccatcgaGATCACTGAGACGCACCCATcgagatcaccagggaagtggaaaaaaaaaaactaaattgttttatttaagagtataaagagtgggaataaaggcacccacaaaaacaaaatatggacccaaattacgagtaatTACGAGCTGAAATACGAGCTCATATGAGTAATAATATGAGTAGGCTAGTTTGAAATACGTTATAACATTACGagctgttaatagtgtgggggttgagaagcgcaccccagcagtttaaagctgtttggataaGAAATTACCAtcccaatgcattattttacagcacgttttgaaacaattagcatttgatttcgtatcacggcatgtattggggtgtacgacagtgatgatgatgtgatgtggagtattcattcacattaataattacatgacaatttgtaagattcttcttcttcttcttcttcttcttcttcttcttcttcttcttcttcttcttattattattattattattattattattattattattattattaatgacgcttgttatttagaagaagaatgtcgtttttattgattttattattatttaaaagaagaaggtcatttttattattttgtcagtctgaattattttagtcccagtccgtgcgcagctgctgggccaggctcgcgactggaggaatacatatgcctacaaatcaaactctttggtaaagtcacacaaattaaacattgacgttcatgttgcacaaaaataaacactgaatgttgttgttgtggtttttaacagtgggtcacatatcttgtcagtgcgttttgtgttaggaattgtttttctgcgcattttcccactaactcaaacgtgcgtacaccaacTCCTGAGCTggtgtaggatttgagcgtgccgtacgccaacgtccatattgataaatctcaaagtcaccgtgggtttgggtgtacgcaaggtgtacgctggaaatttggtgtacgcacttttgataaatgagggccactgtgactttgagatttatcatggacgttggcgtacagcacgctcaaatcctacgccagctcaggaggtggtgtacgcacgtttgagttagtgtgaaaatgcgcagaaaaacatgtcataacaccacaaaacgcactgacaaatatatgctatatgacccactgttaaaaaccacaacaacaacattcagtgtttatttttgtgtaacatgaacgtcaatgtttaatttgtgtgattttacaaaagcgtttgatttttaggcatatgtattcctccagtcgcgagcctgtgcgctttatctgacgtttcaggcccgcctgggcagctgcgcacggactgggactaaaataattcagactgacaaaataataaatattattgtgaatgaatggtagtactcctatcacatcatcatcactattgtacaccccaatacatgtgccgtgaaacgaaattgctatttttttcaaaacgtgctgtaaaataatgcattgtaatttatcatccaaacagctttaaactgctggagtgcgcttctcaacctccacattattaagagtactcgtaatttgggtccatattttgtttttgtctgtgcctttattcccactctttaaactcccaaataaaacaatttcgtttttgtttttttctcttccctggtgatggtctcgatggacgcgtctcaatcatctctctagttcagtagtcagagcactgatcagggagtcagcccattgacttatgtcctaaccagtgccctgactagtggactagtgagatgattgagcgcgcccgatctccacgtcggagaagtttcgcttctttgccgtcttctgtgtgtccatggcgtaaaatgagggcgtgggagaggcggagacttgaatatataggggcgtgttattctaatgacaatcgttttcagccgccgcatttatcaagggcaagtattgcgtacacctggattgcagaggtgcgcacagtttcataaatcaggcggtgagaggagtgtaagcataatcttacgccaacatatacaccagtttctacgcaagattgataaatgagggccaatatgTTTTCATAAATGCTCAAGCTTTGCATGTCCTTGTATTACAAGTTTATCCTGAATGGACATTTCAGACTACAATCATTTAAATGGTCTCTTCTTCGCTGCAATTGTTGCATTTTCTGTTTGCATTTGATGTTTTTCCTCTTCAATGctgactttattatttatatagaatGCACAGTGTTCCAGTGACTGTCCAAAGCACCTAAATATAAAAGTGTGAAATGTTTCTTTACCTGAGATTAAAAGTGTGTTTAGAATGACGATAAGCTCTGTGTGAAAAGCCATATGAAGTGCTGTATACATTTTGAACTGCAAAtggttaattaatttgattgtaACAGGGTATGATTTATGTCAGAAATATAGACATGAGAAACTGAATTTCACAACTTTATTATACTTGCTACATCCTGACTTcaactttttactttaaaaacgttacaatggttttttataaatattttttttcacgtaaattatttttttgtattgttatccagtattgtttattttaaaacatatttatatgaTTTAACTACGAGTGAGTATATCTATCTAGCCTATCTATCATATCTCTATCTATCTTTAATTAGAACTTATTAATAAAATACTTGAGATTATTAACATTGTTTAAACTTTGGGCTTGAAAAACGCTCCAAATGGAGCAATGTATAGGAAGATAAATCAGCTCCACCCACTTCCGGCATGAAACTGGCGTGGTGCTGTTGTCATCCTCAGACTGTTGTGAGTGACTTATATGGGTCTCGAGGTCAGAGGATAATGGCCAGACTGGTTCATATTTAAATtgatagaaaggcaacagtaactcaaataaccactcattacaacaaAGGTCTGCAGGAGAGCATTTCTGAACGCACACATTGACACATTGAACCTTTGAAGCAGATACAGCAGCAGAAGATCAAACATGAATCTGGAAACAGGAAACTGAAGATACAGTTTTCAGCAGGCTCACCAAGATTACACAATAGAAGATTGGAAAATCATTGCCTGGATTGATAAGTCTTTTTCTTCTGCACCATTTAGATGGTATAAGGTTCAAATTTGACATAAAAGCATGGATCCAGCCTTGTATCAGTGATTAATTCTGATGGTGGGGATGAACTAATGTTGGGTTTTTCTCAGCGAAATTTGGGCCCCATtgagcattgtttaaatgccacagttGCCAGAGTCCATCCCTTTATAACCACAGTGACCCCATCTTCTGTTGGCTGCTTCTAGTGGGATAGCCaggtcacaaagctcaaataatctCAAActagtttcttgaacatgacaattaGTTCACTATGATCAAATGACctcagtctccagatctcatcCAATAGAGCACCTTTGgaatgtggtggaatgggagatTTGCATCATGGATGTCAGTCGACAAATCTACAGCAACTGTGTGAAGCTATCgtcaatatggaccaaaatctTTCCAGCACCTTCTTGATTCTATGCCATGAATAATGGAGCCAATTAAGAAGGTAAAATGGGGTGCAACCTGGTACTAACAAGGTGTACCTAAGTGGACGGTGAGTCTACATTTGAATGGTCAAGGTGAAATAATGTTTGATGTAAAATCAAAGGGCCAAAGtcagatttatttattgttaccAATTTAAAGCCTCAGCTGCAAAGCCAACCATCACATTCATTAAAACCTCCTTCATACAGCACTTTTACCACCTACAACATCACTTTACACAATAGATAACATTACCACTTTATGTCTCTCAAAACCCCGAAGACCACAAGAATTTAGACAACACAACTGAATAAATCATTTAAtggaaatgtaaaattattgaAGAAAAACAGATTTAGGCCTCAGACTCAAACATCTTCTTCCTGCCATCCATACCAGCCTTGTCCTCAATGTTCTTACGCCAGTCTCCCACTGACTCCTTCTCCTGTAGCAGCAAAAAATAGTACAGTGTTTCAAAACTACAAGCCTTCTTGTGTAATTTGCTAGTTTTAATCACTTTAAGCATACAGGAAAATTCTGCTTTATCAATCATTATATGATGTTTAACAACTGACAACCtttgcagtaaaaaaaattatccaaaGGAGAAAATGTGAGTTCTATACATAATAATGTGCGCTCACCTCCTCTTTGACCTCTTTCTTGACCTGTTTGAGGTTGGCTCTCAGGTCCAAGGACACTTTGTGTTTGGAGCCCAGCAGGGCCTGCAGCATGGCATCAGCAGACATACGCACTTTCTTCAGAACAGGTTTCTTGAATTTACCTTTCAGGTCCTGAACTTTAATCTTCAGATCATCAATCTCAAATgatcaagaaaaaaaattagGTTTTGGAAGTTACATTTCTATAAGTAGAAGAGAACTATTAAGAAGTACCTCCTTGTTTGACTTGGCCACTTTAGTCTCCATATCATATCTTTGTTCATCAATGGCATCAATCTGCTGGTGCAGCTTCCTACACAGTTCCTTTACACAAAGATACATGCAGATTTTTCCCCACACATTTTCAcacacagcctttgaatacgaTGGTGTGCTTTAAAGGCCAATTTACAATGCACTAGCATTGGCATTAGCCCAGCAGGCAAAACCTGATTCCACAAAGTGCAACATGTTGCTGGATCAATacttttgttgatcctggaacaacattccaatcaaccaatcagatttgagggacacGTTTatagtttatgtcaagtttaggcttacaacgTTAGGAGGTTTTACATTAGTGTTATTCACCTATCATTCTCCTCTGATTTATGGGATAAATTATGGGTAAGGATTAAATTGTTAGGATTACATTTTCAGactggaatgttgttccaggatcaacaaaatatgttgacCCAGGAATACGTCTAACTCAATAAACTATTTTTGTCGGATCAGTGTAATACTCAatagtgtacagtgtaaaaccAGTAGTGTTGCTATTGGTAAGAGCTTGTTTTCACTGAATTAACATTCAATTGCTGTTTGTTGGAGCAATGCTGACACCTGTCTGTGCATTGTGAATAGGCTTTTATCCTATATAACACTGTTCTTAAGCAtgatatctctctctctctctctctctctctctctctctctctctctctctctctctctctctctctctctctctctctctctctctctctctctctctctctctctctctctctcctctctctctctctctctctctctctctctctctctctgtgtgtgtgtgtgtgtgtacctgtagATCCTGCATACTTCCAGGCAGTGAGAGAGCAGGGCAGTTCTCATCCATGTATCGCTGTTTTTCTTGCTCTGCCTCAGCTGCCTCTTCCTCCAAAATCCCATGAGCGATTTGAAGCAACAAGCTCTGGAGCACAAAGACCAAGAAGCTTTTAGTCAACAAGAAAGTTCATATAGCTCAGATCTCACGAAGAAAGAGATGACCTCACCTTCAGATGGTGCCTACGGCTGGACGTCATCTTTTTCCTTTATCAGAAAGCAAATGTTTACAATTTCAAAGAGCACAGAACAGTCAGTGTATCATTAAAGTGACTGGGATAAAAAGGGAACTCTAGAAAAAGCATTGTGCTTTTGATAATTGTAGTATTTAGACATGTACTGTATGCTAGTATGTATCATAATACATACACAATGATCATTTGATTGGAGCTTGATGCTAGATGTATTCAGTGATCAAGGATTGATTTATATGATCATTTTCACAGCACACAAAGATCATGATGTTGTAACGCAATACATACTCAGACATTTTGCCGGTCTCTTTGTGGCAACCCCTATGAAGGTGAAGATGCCTATGAGTGGCAGGAGGGGGTGGTGCTGCCTTCAATCTAATGGAAACAATTTATATTCAGTCAGTGACCCTGCAGCCTAAATTTGGCCTGGGATAATGTGGAAGTGAGATGGCTGGTGTGGGTGTGTCATAACCCAAAGAAGTGTTAGGTGTTTAAGGCATTAAATTTGAGAAGCAGTTGTCTTGTGCTCTTTTTTTAGTGTTCCTTTGTAAGAAGTAGGAGGTCTGCACCCAATACAGAAGATGAGACAGCTGACAGACAACTTGCTGCCTCTTGAAGAATCTCGTCAGCTTCAACACCTAACAGCTGAAACCATCCACAACAGTAAAAATACTCTCTGTTAGTCTAAAGAACTATACAAGTTTTTTACTTTTCTTGccaaaaaaagattttggatTGGACGTGGACTGGGGAGTTGGGACATACCATATGTCATCAGTCTCCATACCTATATCATCAGCTGTATGGAAGCTAATATGTAATACGTGGtaaaactcttaaaaataaggGTTTAGAAGAaccactttttttaaagaacattttaaaaatctaataaCCTTTTGTTCACTGGAAAGGTTTGTGTTAAAGCTTCTTAGTGGAATGAATGTATAAAAACTGCTGATAAACTAAGGCATGAATGATCTATAACTTTCAACGTGTGCTTAATTACATAAATCAGAAGAAAAACTTTAGAGCATTTGATCTGACATTACAGTGCTTTAAAAAAGGACCAAAATTTATCACaaagaacaaataaaaacataacctctacaataataaaaacagcaatatatCACATTAGGCAACAACCACTGTTAGTTTTATGTAAGTTTTATCTCCAGGACCTTCCACCAGTACACATATTAAAGCTTAGTATTGTGCTTATTGCTCTGATTTCTTGGCTGTGTTTGGCTGCTCAGCATGAGTTCTGAAGATCTGGCATGCTCAAATGTTAGAGTGCAAACCctagagagagatggagagaaaaATACAGACTCACCTTACAGTGTGCAGCAGAATGTTCAAATGAAATTAGAGGAAAGGAGTTTCAGTCTATAACATTTGTTGAGTTTATATAGGTCTCCCATACAGCCTCTGTTCTTTTTAAGGAAGCAGACCTGTCCTTAAGCCAATGGGATTCTCTTCTCCCCTCCCccactgtaaacacacacacacacacacacacacacacacacacacacacacacacacacacacacacacgcacactctttATACATACATCATAAATATTTCAGCCTTTTtggattttaattaaaaaataatttagtatgttgACTGGTCTCCACAATTTATAAGCGATTTCAGTTTATCTGCCCTTGTGGGGAAATTTGGACCCAACAATACAAAACATCACACACCTTTCACAAAATCATGTCCCTGCAACGAACATAGAAATATAACACTTTCACTTATAAGCCTTTATTAAGTGCACAATAATTGAGAGAAATCAAGAATTAGATTGATTCTATTTCTATCAATTTTGTCACTGAATTCTGTTTTCTCACCTGTTGTGCTCTCTAGCAACTGTATTCAGCATAACAGGTGGCAACTCCAACTATTACAGGAGTATCACTCAGCACATTCTGCATAGATCACATACTGCATATAAACCTCACAATTGCTTTGCAATTGTCAAAATAATACACTTTTAATCTTTAAAACTTCAAAATCTTCAAAAGATTTTATGGGTaaagtatttaaaattataCTTACCTTGAGACTTTGCAGAAACATACACAAATCTATTTATAGCAGTGTTAACTATAGGCCACTGTGTCCTAAAAACCCTTTATTATAAAGTCAACACAGAGCAACCAGATGAAAACAGACAAGCAATGACTCCTGCCATTGTTgagcttttttttaatcagtcaTTTGCCGCATTCTTATctaaaataaatgctgcttaATATAGTTTTAAGTTGAATAGCAAAAAAATAGGAGCCTggtttaattttaaaaagataGGACAGTTTTTACATTGAAATGCAAGTAAATGTGTCTAAACAATTCTTGGTGgctttaatttaagtaaattaaaatagattttGCACTCTTGTAAAAATTAATGCTTAATGCCttacaaaaagaaaacaagtaCTAGTATTGCAATTTAAGtgatattatataaaataatataatttaaattgtaatactagTCCTATTATCTTTAAAAAGTACTATATTTCTGAGTAATGTTTAT includes these proteins:
- the tnni2b.1 gene encoding troponin I type 2b (skeletal, fast), tandem duplicate 1, which produces MSEKKMTSSRRHHLKSLLLQIAHGILEEEAAEAEQEKQRYMDENCPALSLPGSMQDLQELCRKLHQQIDAIDEQRYDMETKVAKSNKEIDDLKIKVQDLKGKFKKPVLKKVRMSADAMLQALLGSKHKVSLDLRANLKQVKKEVKEEEKESVGDWRKNIEDKAGMDGRKKMFESEA